The Vidua chalybeata isolate OUT-0048 chromosome 9, bVidCha1 merged haplotype, whole genome shotgun sequence genomic sequence ACTTCAATCAATTCCCGTGGTCAGTAGCAAAGAGCAGGGTGGATAATTCCATGGAAAGGGAGGACTTACAGGAAAACAGTCTGTATTGACAAGGCCTGAGGTCAAAGCTGTGCCTTGGTTTTTGTTATTTGATTACCAGATGCTGACTGGATGCAGAAAGTGACCCCAGCTCAAAAGGAACAGCAAACTTATgtgttttctctcccctttgcCACTCATGCATGTTCTTACAAAATCCCTTTCAGGGGTGTGTCCAGGAGTTGGATGTGGTACAGCTGAGGCTAccactgggaaaacaaaaggtGCTGTTAGCCATTAAGTTCCCCTTGGATTTCTGCCTCTGGAAGGGAAATGTTTTGCATCTGTGCACAGGCTGGGCCAGTGGGCAGAGGACCTGTctcccagagagctgcaggagccccccaaatgtcccaagTCACAGgggttttctgtttctcttctcaGAGGAGTGGTGAATGGTTTGGAGGTCCAGAGAGCCTATACTCCAATTAGCCCCAGGAATGCAGAAGGTTACTTTGAAGTTCTAATTAAAGTAAGTAAGCCTGGACAATATGCATTAGAGTATAAGATGTTTTCTTTAGGAACCAAGCATGCTGTCAGTGTTTCAAGTGAGACTGTCTCAAATCCCTCATGGActgtttctctgttgttttgaagtgtttttgCTTTGCCGataaaaattgcagtttttcccacaaaactgaaagcagaataAGTTGACACACAAACAAGTGCTTTGCAGCAGAAGCCCTGGGATCACCTGGGAGAGCCCCTGGGATGGAAAGATGTGTCCATTCCACTTCTCtcctttcattttgctttttcaggcTGTCTTTGAAATCACACCCATTTGTCAGCCCAGCTAACACTGATTTTGGGAAATGTTTGCTCTTATCCTCCCCTCTGTATTTTACTTGAAGAACACCCCTCTGTCAGTGGGCAGCTGCCCCTGGTGTGCAGAAagggctctggagctgcagtcTGAGAGGGACTTTGTGGCCCACAGGGCAGAGAGGTGTCCCATAGGCACAGGCTACATCTGTTGAGGTGGACATGGTGGCAGAGCCCATTTTGACAAATGTCCTCACCTTTATGGAGTCAACCACAAAAAAGGCTGGTTGAGTTCAAAAGGATTTTATAGGAGATTTGGCTAGAAATTTGTCTCATGTAAGTCTTCAGGGTGctcataaattattattttgtatgGCAAATACTGACTTGAACATTTTTCCAGTACTGCATCTGTATGTCACTAGGGACTCCTCAGGGCAGACACAGACTTCAGTACAGGTGTGAAATTCAGAGTGCTGGGTATCCCAGGTGGCTTGCAGAGAAGGGCCACTTGTTCTCTGCCTGTCTTCCAGGATTTCATGTTTCTGGGGTTTATTATGCATTGTATGTTCTAACACAAACCCTGCTCTTTAGAAAAGTGAACAGCTTCTCTAGGACACCTGTGGGAGGGTCATTTCCCCATTCTTGTGGCAATTGGTGTGTGGTAGGGGAGAGAAATGTTGCATTAATAGGATACATTCACAGGATGACTGTGAAATTTCATGTATAGCGGCTCATTACTCACAGGTTTTGCATTtcaataataatagtaatgatTGTAATGATACCTTTCCTTTATATAGAACCTTTCTTCCCAAAAGGCGCTATAGTTATTCTTTGGCAGTGACAAAAGAGGTTGGTAACACCCAGTGTAAAGCAGCCATTTTTATAACTCACTCTGTAGGTTGTGGTATATTTCACACTATTGAGGCAATTTTGGAAAGTAgtatattattattactatgCAATCCAAGCACTGCTCAAACCTTTCTGTCTCCTGTTATTATGGCATTGCATTTGTGATACTACAGTTAAGAGTGAGGGAGTTGCCATTTACAGAGCATAACCCTCTTTTTGAGTGATTTTATAATGTTAGGGTTTCTCTCCATGTAAAACGGGGTGTGGACGTTTTCCCCCAggagatatattttttttctttttatttagaaaaactCATTTTAAACCCACTCAATCACTTttcacttcaatttttttttttttaataattttggtGAAAGAAGGATTGGTTTAGTTTCCATTACCCCTGTCCTTTGGGAATAGGTAGTAAGTGAACTTTTCTGCTCTTGCCTTGGGTTTCCGGATGTATTTGAAGAAGGGAGGTATAAAATTTGCTTCTCTGAAGCAAATGCACACTCTTTGCATGAGACTTAGCACCTGCCCAGAGCCCTCTGAACATGAAAGAATTCTGACAATAACTCAGAGCCTGGATGTGTGTGTGATTTACCTTTTGAATGTAACAACTGGTGCTAATACTTCTtaatatttcaggttttaagtgagaggctgggagaggaggagcatCTGTGTTCTTTCTTAGCTAACACTGCTTGCAGTCACAAGCACAGGCTCCCTCACTCGctttttctgagctgctttgtGGTTCACCAATTTTGTTTGCCTGCAGTGCAGCTTGGTGGCCAGCCAAGGCACTGGGGTGTGGAGCCAGGCTTCTCTCCAATGACTGTGCAGGAAATACCCCCAGATACACTTCTTTTGTGTGGGCTGGAGTTGCCAAGGGCTTGTATCACATCCCACCTCTGACCCCTGGTTGTGTTGCTCTTCCCCAAGCTTATCCTATGAGACCCATTGtgtgctgcagctttgggcTTTCAGCTCTTGCTGCTTGGGCCAATCCTGGTTCTCTGGCCACATCCCAGACCATGGCCACTCTTTTCCTCACATTTCTCTCTTAAAACATTCAGTGGTCACACATTTAGGGCATGGGTGGCAACACGACTGCTTGGACAAGCCCTTCATTTTCCAGCCTCTCGTCCCTTCTCTGTTTCCAGCAAACACTGAGCCCTTCTCCTCAGTCATGAGTGAGATCAGCATTCCTGCAGGCAACAGCCTGGATAATGTTGTTTGTGCCTGGTGGAAAGTGAGGCAGGTTTTTGCTCCTGTTTTTCTGCCATGGGGCCAACATTAACATATTCTTTTGGAACTGTGAAGGCATTCCTCAGCATCCAGATGATCTAGTCTGAAAACAAAGAGTTTTACAAATGAGAAACCTGACTTTGGGTCACTAATTGTATCAGTGCAGCATCTGAAAGACTGAAACAAAGCAAGAGCTGTGCAGTGTTTATATAACTAACAGTACCCAGAGGGCATTTCCAGACCCCCATACCCTGAGATTTGGAGAATACTTGAAGGCCTGCACTGTGCTTTGCATTCAAGACACTCTTCTCTGTGTGCTTTGTAAGCAAGAACTCTGATAAGCTTTTTCCAGTTTTGGAAATTCAGGCTGCGTGAGAAGGGGGTTGTGTTTACATTATAGTCAAGCTGGAGTGGTTCCAAtatgatttaatttaaatgtctttGTTTTGGGTATAACTTTGAGTTATTTTTCAAACAgatcattctttcttttttaaatacatgaaatgcttttttgtCCCCTTTTCGTTTAAATGTAGATAACTTTATAATCAACTTTAAGCTGGGAAACTTTCCAATGGAGTataattattcttttcttttgtgcaaTGTTTTTTATTAGTGCTATGAAGCTGGGCTAATGTCACAATACATAAAAACGTGGAAAAGAGGAGACGTGGTCTTTTGGCGTGGGCCGTTTGGAGGGTTCCCATACCAACCTAATAAGGTTAGTTCCTAAGAGCCATAGGATGCTTCAGCCTGTGGCAGCAAGCTTTGTTCAATACTCTGAAGGGAAGACATCAATTTGATTACTGTTTTCATGATTCTTTTAGAGACTTCCTGGGTTACTGTACAGTGTGACAGCATTAGTAGTCAGTTGGAGCACTTTCTTGAACTGCAGAATATTtaagagggaagaggagatggATGGGAGGGAGACAGGAAAATATTAGCGAGGCTCTGTGTTCATCACTTGCATTAAGAGTTCCTGATGTGCCTAACAAAGGGAACTTTCTTTGCACCAGCAATGAGTGTGGATGGGTTTTTGCCTGATTTGACCCACATCTCTGTGTTGTGACTGAGTAGGGGTGAAGGGCAGGTGTTAATCTTCTCCTCTCTCGGGTATTCCCTGAGCTGTTGAGGTGTCAGGTCGCTCCCCAAACGCTGATCCCACCTGCCAATaccaggctggctgcagggaaaggcagatcTGGTTTCAGGGGGAGGCTTCTCATACACACTAATTCAGTTACTTAATTCTGACCTTTCAAATGAGGAGCAAATTTGAAACACTGGTCATAAAGATCCCAAGgccttttggggtttttggtggatttgtttttgtttggttggtttattCTCCCCaacaaaaataagtaaaatcTGAGTGGCCAAGCTCTATGCAGAGCAGTTGTGTCCTGCTTCCTGACACACTCGTTTCCTCCAGAGGACATTCAGGATTTTACTTTGCAGCAACCAAGAGAAACCCAGGGAGCATTTCCAGTGGAGGAAAACACACAGTGGGTCAGCAAAGTGTACTGCAGAATTGAAACTGAAATATGAATTAATTGAAATCAAGGCTAAAGTTAGGGTAAATCGTTATATTTGGGTAAAATCCAGTTTTGTTAGATCTGATATGTAAACTCTTTAAGTGCTATCTGTAAtcctttgaagaaaaacacattttgggaTCTGAATTTAGCAGTTCATGACCTTCTGGTATGTTGTTTCTCAAGAGACCCTTTACCAGGGTGGCAAGAGGAACTGACCATGAGCACACCCATTTCCACCCACCACAGCTCATTCCAAATTCTCTGTTTTGTTGTTAGCATGGAGAACTCCTCATGCTGGCCTCTGGCACCGGCCTTGCACCAATGATTCCCATCCTCCAGTCCATAACAGATGATGAAGAGGATGAAACCTTTGTAACTCTTGTTGGCTGCTTCCCTACCTTTgacaaaatttatttaaaacctCTTCTGCAGGATTTGGCTCGGTACTGGaatattagaatattttatGTCCTAAGCCAGGTAAATAAATGGATATGAAGTGTGTTTGTGTGAGGGTTCTGTGTGCTGGATGAGCCTCTGCCTCCTCCACTTTTCCATAAGCATTATTTCTTTCCCAGTCATCTGGCCTAATTTGTGATCCAGTAGCTGCTGTTCTTAAATCTGCTACGTGTACTCACACTGCTACTGGTCtggagaattttggggaatGGCCATCACTGTTCTGCTTTGCCTCCCTGTTCTGTTGGGATGGACCTGCTGTTCTGTAGTCATTGTTGGTTATTCTCCCCCATTTCAGACAGTTGTTGTTGCACCTAAACAGCAAataagctgtttttttcttcctaatgcCAGTGCCTTAATCTCTCCTTATCTTCCATTCTTTGCTCGTGGCTAGAGCTCTCCTCTGGTGTGCTAGCACCGACTTCCcagcaattatttttccttgctgacccatttttaaacttctaaaaGTTGTCTCCCTCTctgtaaaatttcttttctgccaCATTCATGGGATGAGGGCATACCTCTCAATGGTCTTACATGTTGAGCagtctttttcatttccatttggTCCCAAAGTTGCCCGTGTTCTGCATGGATTTGGtggttaaaaattatttccgTCAGAAATGAGGATTCATTGCTGGGAGGATAGAGAAAGAATTATTTATGCTAAGGGAGTGAATCCCATTGCATTTTTAGTTTCTCAGATGAATCATTTCTTGTATCTCTCACAGTGGAGTTGCCTCATACATTCTGTTCCACACGTGGCCTTGGCAAGATGAGATTTGGTAGAGGGAAAAGTGCTGGTAACTTGGGCACCTCCTCAGCTACTCTGTAGGAGCATAACCATAATTGTCTCTGGTGACATGGCTTAAATACCCTTTTCAGGGTGTTTAAACTCTTTGACTGCTGTCTCAAGAGCATGAGGAGGTCTTGAAATTCAATCAGCGAAGGGCACGAAACCCACCTGACCCCTGTCAACactgtctgcccctcctctctctctttttcctcttctcttagCAGGTTTGTGGTAGTCCAAGGCTGGCTCATGCATCCTCCCTCTTGGGATTGTGTATCTGTCTGTATTTCATTGTGCTGCCTGTCACCACCACATCTGAGCACCTTCTGCTCCTGATTAATTGCAGCAGGAGTCCCTGCTGGATCCAGCACCACAGGAGCTGACACATCTCATGGGATCAGAGCTGTctttggagcagagctggattcTTTCAGTTTTGGTCAAGGGAAATGGGACTGAAAGAAAGAGACTTGGGAATGGGAGAGGCAATGGAGAGGAATAGACTTGGGATTTGGGAATAGGAAAGGTGCCCTGGGATATGGTTCTCAATGGAAAAGGTTCTGCAGCATTTATTTGTGATAGTTACACTGTGGTTTTGTTCAGCCCCTCTGAGTGAGTGGCCAGGTCCTGTGGCAGGGAAAGATTTCATCTGGGCTTGGGAAGAGGAATGCAGCTCTCAGGGAGGGTTTGGTGTCACAAAGGTGAAAATCATCCTGTGCACCACTCTGAAGGGAGGAGAGAGATTCAGTTCTAGGGAATGTTGTCCTTTTTAACATCACACACAGCAAACCTTTTACCTTTCCAGGAAACTTCACTGGAAAAACTTCCTTGGAGCTATCAGGAAAACACGTACACTGGTCGTCTCAATGAAGACTTGATGAAGACAATAGTAAATTCCTGTCGAAGAAAGCCATTTGTATTAATTTGTGGCTCCTCTGCATTCAATGAAGATATGAGTAGATACTTGAAAGCTGTAGGAATTGAAGAAAATTCCTGTTTTGTCTTTTAGCAGTACGTTCCTGACCTGAGGAACCTTAGGCTGAGCCTTGGATGTCCTTCTTTCTTTGCAGACATTGCACAAAATGGGCCTGCTCAGAAGACTCTGAGCAACTATTTGTTGATCCTCACTCCAGGGTGTTTTAAGGAGCAGGTGCTATTCCAGAGTGGCTGGTACATGGTGTGCCACCCATACCTCAGGGACCTGCATGGCAATTTTAATGGAAGTCTTCAAGTGCAATTTTAACAGAGACATCTCCTAAGGGGGTATTAGAAAGCATccatgcacacagctctgctgtaaCATGAGGATTGGTGACTTGCTTTGCAGTCTGTGTTATTCTGCAGTGGCGTTGTGCCCTGTTAGGTGTCCAGAGGAGAGTTACAATCCTCAGGGATCTTTGCCAGGCCAAGGGGACTGCAGAGTTGGGATCACTTTGGTGCTGTCGTGTGCAGGCTGATGTCAGGCAAGTCCCTTCAAGCTCACTGTGCCTCAGTTGCCCCATTGTACATTAATACAGAGAAGGTGGCACTTATCTCTGAAAACAACCATTCCAACTATATATGGAAACAGTATCCACAAGGATGGAATGATACATTCTGTCTAGTGAGAACCTAGGCAGgctgagctcctgccctggcacagcctgtgttACCTACCCTGTGCTTAGCCCTTGAAATGCtacctggggacacacagagcatGTCCTAAATCTGGGAGAGTGTGGCTGGGTGGTGGCTGCTGTTTGTCAGGGAGGATGGTTATTTGCTTTCCACGTCCCCTAAGTGTTGTATCATAACCCTGGCTCATTAAATTGAACCTCTTTACAAATAAGCAGGTGTTTGATGTTGTCACAGGACTCTCTCAGGTGCCTGAGGAGGTTCCCTAAGCATACAGGAACACCACCTGAGGAGGGAAAGCTGCATGGGGTCTGCTGGGGTGCTTTCctgtggggcagggagcagagctggggagctgcCTCAGGGATGGCAGCCTGGCACAACACACAGCCTGGGCACCTGGgcctcttcctcttttttttcagtccaaAATGCTGCTACTTCTCCTCTGAGGTATGTGCTATCCACTCTTTTATCTTTTCAGACTGGTGTGTTTAGTATCTACACCTGGAAATACAACAGTCCTGCacactttgtgtttttctgttcattCCCAGTTCATCCTGTGTTGGGGTTTTCCAGGCTGTGTCAGATGATTATTGCATTATCATTCATGCTTCTTTTGTACCTGTGTCTAACACTACAccttacagaaagaaaatgtaatttgttaCACAAAAAACACAGCGTGCACTGAAGTGGTGGCTTGATTCACACATTTGGGAGGGAGTGTAAGTTCCCTTTGCACTGCTGAGATTTGTCTCCAGTTACCAAATGCCTGGAATTAATCAAGTATAGCTGCAGCTTTCATGTTAACTTCCTTGAAGACAGGGCTGACAAGAAAGCCAACTTCCAAACCCAAACTGGGGTTGTGGTTTTAAAGGCAGGGAGATCCAGGGAAGTTGTCCATTGTCAGTCCAAGGCAAGCTCTCATCTCCAATCCATGCTGTGCTTTAGCCTTCCTAAGTCACTGTGTAGTGAAGGTGCTTCTTAGCACACAGGCTGATAAAATAATGAGATGCTTTCTCCAGTTACTCTGCCTACTTTGGTCTTAGCTAggaatatggagaaaatattttttgtcagaTATTAAGTATTTGAAACCCTTGCTTCTAGTCCTCTAGCTTTAAATATTATGTCTTTTTGAGATTTTGCTAAAACCACACCCCACCTTTTTGCACAGGCCCAAGGTAAAAAACTTCACGCTTGCCTTGGAAAAGCGCCGGCTTTCAGCGTGAAAGCTGGGACTGTTCCTTTAAACACAACCCCAATATGTCTGGGTATTTCAGCACATATGGGCCACGATGGTTAAACCCTACCCAGCTGGTCCGGCCGTTCTGCCGCGCAGCTCCGTCTTTGTTCGTGGCTCAAAGGGAGGGTGGTGAGAGACGGAGCAAGCTGTGAGTGCTGCGGGTTGCCATCCTGCAAGGGCGGGCTGCGGCCGAGCGGGAGGAGCGGGGCATGTCCCGCCCGAGGGGACAGGGGCTTTGCGAGACATTCTCCACGGGGGAGATGATGTCCTTGGAAGCAGGAACTCGAAGGAGCCTTTAAACCGCCCGCGGGCACTTTGTTCTCTATTTTCTgcccttctctcccttccccctcccgCCTTTTGTTGTTTCTCAGGCTGGCTCTAACACGAGTCCCCTCATCCCAACCATCCCCCATGGGGACAGCCCCTTTCAGAGGATGGCGTGGATTTCTGCAAACGCAGGGATGTGGAGTGGAAAGGCTCTGGTGCAGAATATTCCTTGCCAGGGGAAGATGAGAGGTTTCCTTCCCTTTGGAGGCCCAGAACCACCTCGTGGTGGCAGTTTCGTGGGGAATCGGTGTCGGTGCTGTTGGTGACTGGGGCATctctggagctggaggtgtGTGAGCTCGGGTGGGTGGCCGAtgcccagccagggcaggggctcacgtcctgcctctcctgccaggCAGGGGGGTGCTGGTGGGATGCTCCTCATCTCTGGCTGCCCCCAGGAAGCCCCTGCCACCCATGCAGCActgtgcagggcagaggggctttgcttcacttccttttttcttcctcgTGTGCAGCCTAAATACCTTCTTAATTTCATCTCATTATT encodes the following:
- the LOC128792347 gene encoding NADH-cytochrome b5 reductase-like isoform X3 — its product is MFFPGNGGRVQEDASDDFSNPNPEAMSDNEEDWLALRPQEPSPSQCCGSGCKPCIYDVYEKELAQWERAKAMQDKSLLMGKKEQSNNSELNPDTFTAFSVSSVEQLTEDTYQYKFELPGNSSLQLSLGQHILLRGVVNGLEVQRAYTPISPRNAEGYFEVLIKCYEAGLMSQYIKTWKRGDVVFWRGPFGGFPYQPNKHGELLMLASGTGLAPMIPILQSITDDEEDETFVTLVGCFPTFDKIYLKPLLQDLARYWNIRIFYVLSQETSLEKLPWSYQENTYTGRLNEDLMKTIVNSCRRKPFVLICGSSAFNEDMSRYLKAVGIEENSCFVF